The following are encoded together in the Nitrospirota bacterium genome:
- a CDS encoding MoaD/ThiS family protein has protein sequence MAIKVRIPTPLRRLTDGLGEVDVSGNTIGEMLGDLEVRYPGIKDRLCDEAGNLRRFVNIYVNEEDIRFKQGSDTVLSDGDEVSIVPAIAGG, from the coding sequence ATGGCAATTAAGGTTAGGATTCCAACGCCGCTGCGTAGATTAACCGACGGGTTGGGAGAGGTTGATGTATCAGGGAACACAATAGGGGAGATGCTTGGGGACCTTGAAGTAAGGTATCCCGGGATTAAAGATAGGCTTTGTGACGAGGCAGGAAACCTGAGGCGGTTTGTGAATATATATGTTAATGAAGAGGATATAAGATTTAAACAGGGCAGTGATACGGTCCTCTCAGATGGTGATGAGGTCTCTATTGTCCCTGCCATAGCCGGAGGATAG
- a CDS encoding M67 family metallopeptidase, which translates to MLKVPSNISSAMLEHAKTDFPLECCGILGGKGDEATHIYRMRNIDKSKVTYLMDPAEQMKVFKEMRSLGIELKAIYHSHPNHPALPSRTDVELAYYPEAVYIIISINDSKETKIGSFNIVDKNITIAEIDIQ; encoded by the coding sequence ATGCTAAAAGTTCCTTCCAATATTTCCAGTGCCATGCTTGAACATGCAAAGACTGATTTTCCCCTTGAGTGTTGCGGAATACTTGGAGGTAAGGGTGATGAGGCAACACACATCTACCGCATGAGAAATATTGACAAATCCAAAGTAACTTACCTTATGGACCCGGCTGAGCAGATGAAGGTTTTTAAAGAGATGAGGAGTCTTGGGATAGAATTGAAGGCTATATACCATTCTCATCCCAACCATCCTGCCTTACCTTCACGAACAGATGTTGAACTCGCCTACTATCCTGAAGCGGTCTATATTATTATCTCGATAAATGACAGCAAGGAAACAAAGATCGGCAGTTTCAATATAGTGGATAAAAATATTACAATAGCAGAAATAGACATTCAGTAG
- the moeB gene encoding molybdopterin-synthase adenylyltransferase MoeB: MGFTDDQIKRYSRHIILPEVGGKGQKKIGQSRVLVIGAGGLGSPAAYYLAAAGIGVLGIIDGDVVDLSNLQRQIIHQTSDIDKPKVISAKEKIEALNPDVEVKTYHELLTSHNALSLFKEYDVILDGTDNFPAKFLANDAAVFTGKPLVHGGILRFVGQIMSIVPHETACYRCVFNSPPPPGLIPTCQEAGVVGVLAGVVGTIQATEVLKLILNIGEPLKDRLMTFDASKMEFREIKIKRNLKCPVCGENPTIKELIDYEQEVCNI, encoded by the coding sequence TTGGGCTTCACTGACGATCAGATAAAGCGGTACAGCAGGCATATAATCCTGCCTGAGGTTGGAGGGAAGGGGCAGAAGAAGATAGGCCAATCCAGGGTATTGGTAATTGGCGCCGGTGGACTCGGTTCACCAGCGGCATACTATCTTGCCGCTGCGGGTATCGGAGTTCTTGGTATAATTGATGGTGATGTCGTTGATCTCTCAAATTTACAGAGGCAGATAATCCATCAGACATCCGACATTGATAAGCCAAAGGTAATTTCTGCAAAGGAGAAAATCGAGGCGTTAAATCCGGATGTAGAGGTAAAAACATATCATGAACTCCTGACCTCTCATAATGCATTAAGCCTTTTTAAAGAGTATGATGTTATTCTGGATGGCACTGATAATTTTCCGGCAAAATTTTTAGCTAATGATGCAGCCGTCTTTACTGGTAAGCCGCTCGTACATGGCGGGATATTGAGGTTTGTCGGCCAGATTATGTCTATTGTACCCCATGAGACCGCCTGCTACAGGTGCGTTTTTAATAGCCCGCCTCCCCCTGGTCTGATACCGACTTGTCAGGAGGCTGGAGTGGTTGGTGTGCTTGCCGGGGTAGTGGGGACTATACAGGCAACAGAGGTGTTAAAATTAATATTGAATATCGGGGAACCACTCAAAGACAGATTGATGACCTTCGATGCCAGCAAGATGGAATTCAGGGAAATCAAGATTAAGAGAAATCTAAAGTGCCCGGTATGCGGTGAAAATCCCACGATTAAAGAATTGATAGATTATGAACAAGAAGTCTGCAACATCTGA
- a CDS encoding NIL domain-containing protein — MSHYRIRINFPEDKITEPIIYQLGREFNVVTNVRRADVREKTGWVELELEGDSAEIEKAVESLRAKGVKVEPIERNIIE; from the coding sequence ATGTCACATTACAGGATAAGAATTAATTTTCCGGAGGATAAGATTACGGAGCCAATCATCTACCAGTTAGGCCGCGAATTTAATGTTGTTACCAATGTAAGAAGGGCGGATGTAAGGGAGAAGACAGGTTGGGTTGAGCTTGAGTTGGAAGGTGATTCCGCAGAGATAGAGAAGGCCGTTGAATCCCTGAGGGCAAAGGGCGTGAAGGTAGAGCCTATAGAGAGAAATATTATCGAGTAG
- a CDS encoding DUF507 family protein, giving the protein MLRKGELFFSMTLSEDKINHLSHLILNSLKNIPVTLNGDEVTTLREIKRLIASEVHLDQEVDAIVRKKLAVYTMKIAEGTPDWNHQYNRFFEEEMKKRRR; this is encoded by the coding sequence TAAGGAAAGGGGAATTATTCTTTAGCATGACACTGAGCGAAGACAAAATAAACCACCTGTCACACCTTATATTAAACAGCCTTAAAAATATTCCTGTTACATTAAATGGAGATGAGGTCACTACCTTACGGGAAATAAAGCGGCTGATTGCCTCAGAAGTCCATCTCGATCAGGAAGTAGATGCCATTGTGAGAAAGAAACTCGCCGTATACACTATGAAGATTGCCGAAGGAACTCCTGACTGGAACCACCAGTACAACCGTTTTTTTGAAGAAGAGATGAAAAAACGACGGAGATAA
- the moeB gene encoding molybdopterin-synthase adenylyltransferase MoeB, with product MDFTEDQIKRYSRHIILSEVGGKGQEKLCESKVFITGAGGLGSPVALYLAAAGIGTIGIIDDDVVDMSNLQRQILHSMKTIDKPKVESAKMTLEAINPDVKVIPYRERLSSANIMDIIKDYDLVLDGSDNFPTRFLVNDACFFSKKTLISGSIFRFEGQVTTLKPHDGHPCYRCLYPEPPPPGLVPSCQEAGVLGVLAGTVGVIQATEAVKEVLGMGSSLASHLLIYDALGMKFLKVKTQKDPNCFLCGKEQKITELMDYEQSCTLKI from the coding sequence ATGGATTTTACTGAGGATCAGATTAAGCGCTACAGCAGGCACATTATCCTTTCTGAGGTTGGAGGTAAGGGGCAGGAGAAGCTCTGTGAATCTAAAGTCTTTATTACCGGTGCAGGAGGACTTGGATCACCTGTAGCCTTGTATCTTGCTGCAGCTGGAATTGGCACTATCGGAATAATAGATGACGATGTTGTTGACATGTCGAATCTTCAGAGACAGATCCTGCATTCGATGAAGACAATTGATAAGCCTAAGGTAGAATCAGCAAAGATGACTTTAGAGGCCATAAATCCTGATGTTAAGGTTATTCCTTACAGGGAGAGGTTATCTTCGGCAAATATAATGGATATAATCAAGGATTATGACCTTGTGCTTGACGGGTCAGATAACTTTCCCACAAGGTTTCTTGTAAATGATGCATGTTTTTTTAGTAAAAAAACACTTATATCCGGTAGTATCTTCCGGTTTGAAGGGCAGGTGACTACGCTTAAGCCTCATGATGGTCATCCATGCTACAGGTGTCTCTATCCTGAGCCGCCACCACCTGGTCTTGTGCCAAGTTGTCAGGAGGCCGGTGTCCTTGGCGTACTTGCCGGTACTGTCGGAGTAATCCAGGCGACTGAGGCAGTTAAGGAAGTGCTTGGAATGGGTAGTTCGCTTGCGTCTCACTTGTTGATTTATGATGCCCTTGGTATGAAGTTTCTCAAGGTAAAGACCCAGAAAGACCCCAACTGCTTCCTGTGCGGAAAAGAGCAAAAGATTACTGAGTTGATGGACTACGAGCAGAGCTGCACACTTAAAATATAA
- a CDS encoding threonine synthase: MNKKSATSDTLKQKIKGLKCRECGKLYPAVALHVCEFCFGPLEVDYNYDEIKKHISRERIENGPGSLWRYADLLPVEGPPTVGLYAGFTPLIEARNLGEELGLKKLYIKNDTVNHPTLSFKDRVVAVAITRARELGFTAVACASTGNLANSVAAHAAEARLKCYVFIPGDLEAGKILGSLIYAPTVVAVNGNYDDVNRLCSEVAGEFNWAFVNINIRPYYAEGSKTLAFETAEQLGWKAPEHVVVPVASGSLLTKIWKGFNEFKNLGLIDSVPTRVNGAQAEGCSPVASAFKEGRDFIKPVKPNTIAKSIAIGNPADGYYALKAVHESKGNIEAVSDAETVDGIKLLARTEGIFAETAGGVTIAVLKKLAMKGLIPRDETVVAYVTGNGLKTQEAVINAVGDVVRIDPSMDSFEKSLNIRGKT; the protein is encoded by the coding sequence ATGAACAAGAAGTCTGCAACATCTGATACCTTAAAACAAAAAATAAAAGGGCTTAAATGCAGGGAGTGCGGGAAGTTGTATCCGGCTGTTGCATTGCACGTTTGTGAGTTCTGTTTTGGTCCCCTCGAAGTTGATTATAATTACGATGAGATCAAAAAGCACATCAGCCGGGAACGAATAGAAAACGGCCCCGGTAGTCTCTGGAGATATGCCGATCTTCTTCCTGTTGAAGGTCCGCCAACGGTTGGTTTGTACGCCGGCTTTACACCTCTGATTGAGGCAAGGAATCTTGGTGAAGAGCTTGGCTTGAAAAAACTCTATATTAAGAATGATACTGTAAACCACCCCACACTTTCATTTAAAGACAGGGTCGTAGCAGTGGCCATTACACGGGCCAGGGAACTAGGCTTTACCGCTGTTGCGTGCGCTTCAACAGGAAACCTCGCTAACTCTGTGGCAGCCCATGCGGCTGAGGCCAGACTAAAGTGTTACGTATTTATACCGGGTGACCTTGAGGCAGGTAAGATACTGGGAAGCCTTATATATGCTCCTACAGTAGTTGCAGTGAACGGAAATTATGATGATGTGAACAGATTGTGCAGTGAGGTGGCGGGAGAGTTCAATTGGGCATTTGTTAACATTAATATCAGACCATATTATGCCGAGGGCTCAAAGACACTCGCATTTGAAACAGCCGAGCAACTCGGGTGGAAGGCGCCAGAGCATGTAGTTGTTCCGGTGGCATCAGGATCATTGTTGACAAAGATATGGAAGGGTTTTAATGAGTTTAAGAACCTCGGGTTGATAGACAGTGTGCCTACCAGGGTGAATGGAGCTCAGGCCGAAGGTTGTTCACCGGTAGCCTCTGCTTTTAAAGAAGGCAGGGATTTTATTAAACCTGTTAAACCGAATACTATTGCCAAATCTATAGCGATTGGCAACCCTGCAGATGGATATTATGCCCTTAAGGCCGTGCATGAGAGTAAGGGTAATATTGAGGCAGTCTCTGACGCAGAGACCGTTGATGGTATTAAGCTCCTTGCGAGAACAGAGGGGATATTTGCCGAGACAGCCGGCGGGGTCACCATAGCAGTCTTAAAGAAGTTAGCCATGAAGGGGCTAATTCCCCGGGATGAAACCGTAGTAGCCTATGTCACAGGTAATGGCCTCAAGACTCAGGAGGCTGTAATAAACGCTGTCGGGGATGTTGTAAGGATTGATCCTTCTATGGACTCATTTGAAAAGTCGTTGAACATCAGGGGAAAAACATAA